Proteins encoded by one window of Salvia splendens isolate huo1 chromosome 14, SspV2, whole genome shotgun sequence:
- the LOC121764843 gene encoding uncharacterized protein LOC121764843: MLLRERMKLLSSRNAPSLNTPQSPISMSKMMHSASGCWLDRSKPTHSVKIDRPRKRKKTATDSIETAMEEDAPGLLQVLIDKGVAVDEIKLYGEPESKDALDDSFMQDSFGELEEVITKLFSQRESLLKYGPVRCSKGERVSYCLECLFSLVEQAHYLQHRHWPVEWGWCRDLQSFIFVFERHNRIVLERPEYGYATYFFELVDSLPIAWQIKRLVTAMKLTSCSRTTLIENRALMVGDDLSEGEAKVLMEYGWIPNTGLGSMLNYYDRVFHDRRSEKDGSEWRSKRR; encoded by the exons ATGTTGttaagagagagaatgaaaCTGTTGTCATCGAGAAATGCTCCTAGTTTGAACACACCCCAAAGTCCTATATCTATGAGCAAAATGATGCATTCTGCTTCAGGTTGTTGGCTAGATCGATCAAAACCTACCCATTCAGTGAAAATCGACCGcccaaggaaaagaaaaaaaaccgcTAC GGATTCAATTGAAACTGCTATGGAAGAAGATGCCCCTGGACTATTGCAG GTATTGATAGATAAAGGTGTTGCAGTTGATGAAATTAAGCTTTATGGTGAACCAGAAAGCAAAGATGCTTTGGATGATTCATTCATGCAAGACAGCTTTGGAGAGCTAGAAGAAGTTATTACAAAG CTTTTCTCCCAGCGGGAATCTTTATTGAAGTATGGTCCAGTGCGCTGCTCGAAGGGTGAGAGGGTCAGTTACTGTTTGGAATGTTTGTTCTCACTTGTGGAGCAG GCTCACTATCTACAGCATAGACATTGGCCTGTTGAATGGGGATGGTGCCGCGACCTTCAATCTTTTATCTTTGTCTTTGAAAGGCACAACAG GATAGTGCTTGAACGACCCGAGTATGGTTATGCAACATACTTTTTTGAATTGGTAGATTCCTTGCCTATAGCTTGGCAAATCAAACGGCTAGTAACTGCCATGAAGCTTACCAGCTGTAGTAGGACTACTTTAATTGAGAACCGAGCACTGATG GTTGGTGATGATTTGAGCGAGGGAGAAGCGAAGGTGTTGATGGAATATGGTTGGATACCAAACACTGGTCTTGGCTCAATGCTCAACTACTATGACCGGGTTTTTCACGACAGGAGGAGTGAGAAGGATGGATCTGAGTGGAGATCAAAGAGAAGATAG